The DNA sequence AATTCAAGAAGAGGTTTCCTGACTTCAAAACGACAACTTATCAAGAAGGTGTGACTGTTATGATAAATGAAAATAAAGGCTGATTGCAGATTTAAGAATTGTCAAACACTTTGAGAGAAATACTACCTTGAATAAGAGGGGATTAAATTATAGGATGAATGAAAGTTTAAATGAATTATGACTTTTAGAGAAGCCCAAATAGGTGATATTGAGCAAATTCAAATTGTAAGAAATTCAGTAATTGAAAACACTTTATCAGACCCAAGCTTGGTCAGTGATAAAGACTGTATCCAGTTTATTACTCAAAAAGGAAAAGGGTGGGTTTGTGAAATTGATCAGCAAATTGTTGGCTTCTCAATTGTGGATTTAGAAGGACATAATATTTGGGCTTTGTTTATAAAGCCTGAATTTGAGAAACAAGGAATCGGAAAGAGGCTTCATAACATTATGCTTGATTGGTATTTTGAGCAAACTAGAAGTCCTGTTTGGTTAGGGACTTCACCGAAGACAAGGGCTGAAATGTTTTATCGAAAGGCTGGATGGAGAGAAGTTGGAACACACGGGAAAAGTGAGGTGAAATTTGAAATGACGTTTGAAAGTTGGGTTCATCTAAAAAAACACTAGAGGCGTAAAGTGTTAATAAAATGTCTAGACCTTAGGGTGTTAATTGTTAGTGTATCTATTTCAGTAACCATTCCATAGCTTCAGCCTCTTGGATAAATGACTTGTATAAAATACTTCCATGGCTCAGCTCAAATTCCTCAATTAATAGTTTTGCATAGGTATGTGAATCAGAGGGTGTACATCCTACTAGATAAGCAACCTTTTTTAGGTTAGTCAGTTTCAGAGGTTCTAACCATCTGTGGCTATCGGCTATGA is a window from the Limibacter armeniacum genome containing:
- a CDS encoding GNAT family N-acetyltransferase; this translates as MTFREAQIGDIEQIQIVRNSVIENTLSDPSLVSDKDCIQFITQKGKGWVCEIDQQIVGFSIVDLEGHNIWALFIKPEFEKQGIGKRLHNIMLDWYFEQTRSPVWLGTSPKTRAEMFYRKAGWREVGTHGKSEVKFEMTFESWVHLKKH